In Halapricum desulfuricans, a single window of DNA contains:
- the serS gene encoding serine--tRNA ligase gives MIPRQYLREQPERIRDAIEKKGVEGVDLDRVLDIDEQWRDLKARGDELRHERNEISSRIGELKQDGKEAQAQEAIERSQQLKDELQEVEERADELGAKLEDALLEIPQIPHEDVPVGDDESDNVERYRRGFDDLRELPGEVVPHYDLGEELDVLDFDRGAKVSGGGFYFLKGEAARLEHALIGFMRDVHREQGYREVFPPIPVRSKSMEGTGQFPKFVDDAYRLGGGNDEPYDDDDLWLCPTAEVPVTNMHRDEILLDDDLPLKYQAYTPNFRREAGEHGTETRGMVRVHQFNKVEMVNFVRPEDSYDRLEGLLEEAEAVLDRLDLPYRVLEMCTGDMGFTQAKKYDIEVWAPGDDMDDGPEEGGRWLEVSSVSNFEDFQARRAGIRYRPERHESAEYVHTLNGSGLALPRVMVAILEYYQNDDGTVTIPEPLRPYMGGTELIEGQTPVGESAVGAGERE, from the coding sequence ATGATTCCACGACAGTACCTCCGGGAGCAGCCCGAACGGATCCGCGACGCCATCGAGAAGAAGGGCGTCGAGGGGGTCGATCTGGATCGCGTTCTCGATATCGACGAGCAGTGGCGCGATCTGAAGGCCAGAGGCGACGAACTACGCCACGAGCGCAACGAGATATCCAGTCGGATCGGCGAGCTGAAACAGGACGGAAAAGAGGCGCAAGCGCAGGAAGCCATCGAGCGCTCCCAGCAGCTCAAAGACGAGCTACAGGAGGTCGAAGAGCGTGCCGACGAACTGGGGGCGAAACTCGAGGACGCGCTGCTTGAGATCCCCCAGATCCCGCACGAGGACGTCCCCGTCGGCGACGACGAGAGCGACAACGTCGAGCGCTACCGGCGCGGCTTCGACGACCTCCGGGAGTTGCCCGGTGAGGTCGTTCCTCACTACGATCTCGGCGAGGAACTTGACGTCCTGGATTTCGATCGCGGGGCGAAAGTCTCCGGCGGTGGCTTCTACTTCCTGAAAGGCGAGGCCGCTCGGCTGGAGCACGCGCTCATCGGGTTCATGCGCGACGTCCACCGCGAGCAGGGCTACCGGGAGGTCTTCCCGCCGATCCCCGTCCGCTCGAAGTCCATGGAGGGGACGGGCCAGTTCCCCAAGTTCGTCGACGACGCCTACCGCCTCGGCGGGGGCAACGACGAACCCTACGACGACGACGACCTGTGGCTCTGTCCCACCGCCGAAGTCCCCGTCACGAACATGCACCGCGACGAGATCCTGCTGGACGACGACCTCCCGCTGAAATATCAGGCCTACACGCCCAACTTCCGTCGCGAGGCCGGCGAACACGGCACCGAGACCCGTGGAATGGTTCGCGTCCACCAGTTCAACAAGGTCGAGATGGTCAACTTCGTCCGCCCGGAGGACAGCTACGACCGCCTGGAGGGGCTGCTCGAAGAGGCCGAAGCGGTCCTCGACCGGCTCGATCTGCCCTATCGCGTGCTGGAGATGTGCACCGGCGACATGGGGTTCACCCAGGCCAAGAAGTACGACATCGAGGTGTGGGCACCCGGGGACGACATGGACGACGGCCCGGAAGAAGGCGGCCGGTGGCTGGAGGTCTCCTCGGTGTCGAACTTCGAGGACTTCCAGGCCCGACGGGCCGGGATCCGGTATCGGCCCGAGCGCCACGAGTCCGCCGAGTACGTCCACACGCTCAACGGCTCCGGGCTCGCGCTCCCGCGCGTGATGGTCGCGATCCTCGAATACTACCAGAACGACGACGGCACCGTCACGATCCCCGAGCCGCTGCGGCCGTACATGGGCGGCACCGAGTTGATCGAGGGTCAGACGCCCGTCGGCGAGAGTGCCGTCGGGGCGGGCGAACGGGAGTAG
- a CDS encoding RAD55 family ATPase encodes MVGELSTGIPALDRRLDGGLYPGDILALVAPPATQSQALLYQVMNERPTLYVSTLRPEESVQRDFDKHGGIDVSYRIETTGNNLTMEGELIHELTGSRTYTGNSAVKDDPLDDLYDFVESIERSINLIVDPANPLERGDSRDAYNETLSFLGAKLAETDSLGILLCHTSESQPPFRDLTLIAADIVWEVDVVSISKDDIEYQLRVPKNRGGTIITEDLSLDISNRTVTIDDSRAI; translated from the coding sequence ATGGTCGGGGAACTTTCGACGGGGATTCCGGCGCTGGATCGCCGTCTCGACGGTGGGCTCTATCCGGGGGACATCCTCGCGCTCGTCGCGCCGCCAGCAACACAGAGCCAGGCGCTGCTCTATCAGGTCATGAACGAACGGCCGACGCTGTACGTCTCGACGTTGCGACCGGAGGAATCCGTCCAGCGCGACTTCGACAAGCACGGCGGGATCGATGTCTCCTATCGAATCGAGACGACCGGGAACAACCTCACGATGGAAGGCGAGTTGATCCACGAACTGACCGGCAGCCGGACGTATACTGGCAACTCGGCCGTCAAAGACGACCCGCTCGACGACCTGTACGATTTCGTCGAGTCCATCGAGAGATCGATCAACCTGATCGTCGATCCGGCGAACCCGCTCGAGCGCGGTGACTCGCGAGACGCGTACAACGAGACGCTCTCGTTTCTGGGCGCGAAACTGGCGGAGACAGACAGTCTGGGAATACTCCTCTGTCACACGAGCGAATCCCAGCCTCCGTTTCGCGATCTGACGCTGATCGCCGCGGACATCGTCTGGGAGGTCGACGTCGTCTCGATCTCGAAAGACGACATCGAGTATCAGCTTCGCGTCCCGAAAAACCGGGGCGGGACGATCATCACCGAGGATCTATCGCTGGACATCAGCAACCGTACCGTGACGATCGACGACAGCCGGGCGATCTGA
- a CDS encoding YkgJ family cysteine cluster protein, producing MSGEQQRRVTVHGDREVVVEFDPELTFECVDECTWCCHHGVLLYEQDFFELANHASLSDATVQRKGRDFVKREPKDREEHVDVDGQACYFLREDGLCELHAEHDWKPARCSTFPLEVSVEDGDIHVSVRDKAREHCEGLHVSDRRVIDNLEAFLPEVLWELDDPTTRKEL from the coding sequence GTGAGCGGCGAGCAACAGCGGCGCGTGACCGTCCACGGTGACAGGGAGGTCGTCGTGGAGTTCGACCCCGAACTCACCTTTGAGTGCGTCGATGAGTGTACCTGGTGCTGTCACCACGGGGTGTTGCTGTACGAGCAGGACTTCTTCGAACTGGCCAACCACGCCAGTCTCAGCGACGCGACCGTCCAGCGCAAGGGACGAGACTTCGTCAAGCGCGAGCCGAAAGACCGCGAGGAGCACGTCGACGTCGACGGACAGGCCTGTTACTTCCTGCGCGAGGACGGCCTCTGTGAACTCCACGCCGAACACGACTGGAAGCCCGCCCGGTGTTCGACGTTCCCGCTGGAGGTCTCCGTCGAGGACGGTGACATCCACGTCTCCGTCAGGGACAAGGCCCGGGAACACTGCGAGGGGTTGCACGTCAGCGACCGACGCGTGATCGACAACCTGGAAGCGTTCCTGCCCGAAGTGCTGTGGGAACTGGACGACCCGACGACGCGAAAGGAGCTGTGA
- a CDS encoding alpha-amylase family glycosyl hydrolase: MSSPEPSRGHRPGPPRFIHADELIVDPIFVDSQHGLDRDNLAPSIDGPPERDPDPYDPEAFSWSLIERPDDSDAIVEFAPSPYDDVEQYDHGDHHTAEFRPDVPGTYVFELDAPDGTHRQTVRVFPAAPDDTGGPPRLELDGRYEAETDEFVLVADAELSPTSNAFRDGLTVEWLPEDGTELSLSDVTIESPITESTTPPSEDDEVVGQQVRIPADALDGSTRLFAAPYDGHVVGNVDEIVLDPDAGTVELPNRPPEWLDDAVVYEIFTRSFAGEPGETDFEFLAEQVSYLDELGIDMVWLTPIVPAWSAQVDRAPGGPHAYSTEDYFDTADDLGTIEEYERFVETCHDHDIRVCFDLVINHAGWTNPRFQDTIAELGEDIGDEYVLPHVEAWDSDSPYFDWFDRRADGTDTDAPPAAMYFFGTRLQPNLNYGNVALREHIMAAAEFWAPKVDAFRCDIAWGVPHSFWKELRRRVRSMDSEFMLLDETIPRMPSFTESEFDAHFDTTGFMDAAHAVARGDRPAADIVRAIEKRFIDGFPTFTRLLNTTENHDERRLYYEAKTEGRRENVPKAQRAAMAAAVTLPGIPFVLYGQERLIGEYGTPRESAFDEEDDRSDDDIRNDPYKRAFMNWDEYPDEHFRFYRDLFDIYHELDVLGPGADLAQAPHSNVDPDDVLVFGRETDEQSVVVVINFGDGPATVDLRNAVDPCNLFTGENCETGSPDHATRVEVETLGVFETPSVLGPSHRP; the protein is encoded by the coding sequence ATGTCTTCGCCAGAGCCCTCGCGGGGTCACCGTCCCGGGCCGCCCCGGTTTATCCACGCCGACGAGCTGATCGTCGACCCGATCTTCGTCGACAGTCAGCACGGTCTCGACCGGGACAACCTCGCGCCGTCGATCGACGGACCGCCCGAGCGCGATCCCGACCCGTACGACCCGGAGGCGTTCTCGTGGTCGCTGATCGAGCGGCCGGACGACAGCGACGCGATCGTGGAGTTCGCGCCCAGTCCCTACGACGACGTCGAGCAGTACGATCACGGCGACCACCACACCGCCGAGTTCCGGCCGGACGTGCCGGGCACGTACGTCTTCGAACTCGACGCCCCGGACGGCACGCACCGTCAGACCGTCCGCGTCTTTCCGGCCGCACCGGACGACACCGGCGGGCCCCCGCGGCTCGAACTCGACGGCCGCTACGAGGCCGAGACCGACGAGTTCGTCCTCGTCGCAGACGCCGAACTCTCCCCGACAAGCAACGCCTTTCGTGACGGTCTCACCGTCGAGTGGCTCCCCGAAGACGGGACGGAACTCTCGCTTTCGGACGTGACGATCGAGTCGCCGATCACCGAGTCGACGACACCGCCCTCAGAGGACGACGAGGTCGTCGGCCAGCAGGTCCGGATCCCTGCAGACGCGCTGGACGGGTCGACACGGCTGTTCGCCGCACCCTACGACGGGCACGTCGTGGGCAACGTCGACGAGATCGTGCTCGACCCCGACGCCGGGACCGTCGAGTTGCCCAACCGCCCGCCCGAGTGGCTCGATGACGCCGTCGTCTACGAGATCTTCACGCGCTCGTTCGCGGGCGAACCCGGCGAGACCGATTTCGAGTTCCTCGCCGAGCAGGTATCGTATCTCGACGAACTGGGGATCGACATGGTCTGGCTGACGCCGATCGTCCCCGCGTGGTCCGCGCAGGTCGACCGCGCGCCGGGCGGCCCACACGCCTACTCGACGGAAGATTACTTCGACACCGCCGACGACCTCGGAACGATCGAGGAGTACGAGCGGTTCGTCGAGACCTGCCACGACCACGATATCAGAGTGTGTTTCGACCTGGTGATCAACCACGCGGGCTGGACGAACCCCCGGTTTCAGGACACGATCGCCGAGCTGGGCGAGGACATCGGCGACGAGTACGTCCTGCCGCACGTCGAGGCGTGGGACAGCGACTCGCCGTACTTCGACTGGTTCGACCGGCGGGCCGACGGCACCGACACCGACGCCCCGCCCGCGGCGATGTACTTCTTCGGGACGCGCCTGCAGCCGAACCTCAACTACGGCAACGTGGCGCTGCGCGAGCACATCATGGCCGCCGCGGAGTTCTGGGCCCCGAAAGTCGACGCCTTCCGGTGTGACATCGCCTGGGGCGTTCCCCACTCCTTCTGGAAGGAGCTGCGTCGTCGCGTCAGATCGATGGACAGCGAGTTCATGCTGCTCGACGAGACGATCCCGCGGATGCCGTCCTTCACCGAATCCGAGTTCGACGCCCACTTCGACACGACGGGGTTCATGGACGCCGCCCACGCCGTCGCGCGAGGCGACCGCCCGGCAGCAGACATCGTCAGAGCGATCGAGAAGCGGTTCATCGACGGCTTCCCGACGTTCACGCGGCTCCTCAACACGACCGAGAACCACGACGAACGACGCCTCTACTACGAGGCGAAGACCGAGGGGCGACGCGAGAATGTCCCGAAGGCCCAGCGGGCGGCGATGGCCGCTGCCGTGACGCTTCCGGGTATCCCGTTCGTCCTCTACGGCCAGGAGCGACTCATCGGCGAGTACGGCACGCCGCGGGAGAGCGCCTTCGACGAGGAGGACGACCGGTCGGACGACGATATCAGGAACGACCCCTACAAGCGGGCGTTCATGAACTGGGACGAGTATCCCGACGAGCATTTCCGGTTCTATCGGGACCTATTTGATATCTATCACGAACTGGATGTCCTCGGGCCGGGCGCCGACCTCGCGCAGGCACCCCACAGCAACGTCGACCCCGACGACGTGCTGGTGTTCGGCCGTGAGACCGACGAGCAGTCGGTCGTCGTCGTGATCAACTTCGGCGACGGACCGGCGACGGTCGATCTGCGCAACGCCGTCGACCCCTGTAACCTCTTCACCGGCGAGAACTGCGAGACCGGTAGCCCGGACCACGCGACCCGCGTCGAAGTCGAGACGCTCGGTGTCTTCGAGACACCCAGTGTCCTCGGACCGAGCCATCGGCCATAG
- a CDS encoding zinc ribbon domain-containing protein yields MSECPYCGGPIAESDRYCPRCGERQTDRGDREGFLDPVVVQYLDGVRNGARTFDPDSPYHEQFERDVAAAIGDFAHLLDAGADLHDLLAVDRSTRVEPPADPIDADRPTRQLLGLTVLLGLITESFSGVDVDELLANYHDLQDDG; encoded by the coding sequence ATGTCCGAGTGTCCCTACTGTGGCGGACCGATCGCCGAGTCCGACCGGTACTGCCCGCGGTGTGGCGAGCGCCAGACCGACCGCGGCGATCGCGAGGGGTTTCTCGACCCGGTCGTCGTCCAGTACCTCGACGGCGTGCGCAACGGCGCGCGCACGTTCGATCCGGACTCGCCGTATCACGAGCAGTTCGAACGGGACGTGGCCGCGGCGATCGGTGACTTCGCGCACCTGCTTGACGCCGGTGCCGACCTGCACGATCTGCTCGCGGTCGACCGATCGACTCGGGTCGAGCCGCCGGCCGATCCGATCGACGCCGACCGGCCGACACGGCAACTGCTCGGCCTGACCGTCCTGCTCGGGCTGATCACCGAATCGTTTTCGGGTGTCGACGTCGACGAACTGCTCGCGAACTATCACGACCTCCAGGACGACGGGTGA
- the sdhC gene encoding succinate dehydrogenase, cytochrome b556 subunit, with amino-acid sequence MSETYNRGRVEDVGRWREFSAGMWAWIFHKFTGWVLVGYLFTHIAVLSTATSGATVYNETLVGLESLLVVRILEVGLLAVAVFHILNGIRLLLVDLGIGLEAQDKSFYVSLILTGAIAVASVPTFLAGAF; translated from the coding sequence ATGAGTGAGACATACAACCGCGGGAGGGTCGAGGACGTCGGCCGCTGGCGGGAGTTCTCGGCCGGGATGTGGGCCTGGATCTTCCACAAGTTCACCGGCTGGGTGCTCGTGGGTTACCTGTTCACCCACATCGCCGTGTTGAGCACAGCGACCTCCGGGGCGACGGTCTACAACGAGACGCTCGTCGGACTCGAGAGCCTGCTGGTCGTCCGGATCCTGGAAGTCGGACTGCTCGCAGTCGCGGTCTTTCACATCCTCAACGGGATCCGGCTGCTGTTGGTCGACCTCGGGATCGGGCTCGAAGCACAGGACAAGAGCTTCTACGTCTCGCTGATCCTGACCGGAGCGATCGCGGTCGCAAGCGTGCCGACGTTCCTCGCGGGGGCGTTCTGA
- a CDS encoding succinate dehydrogenase hydrophobic membrane anchor subunit — translation MAEHYSSFDRSGRRWLLQRLTAVFLIGTLAFHFFLLHFVNHASEIRFAGTQARMDEVGYFSMMVLFLVAATFHGVNGVYNALVNMGLDGTQKRVVGGVLALSGVLLIGQGIRVALAMAGVI, via the coding sequence ATGGCCGAACACTACAGCTCCTTCGACCGGAGCGGTCGACGCTGGCTGCTGCAGCGGCTGACGGCCGTCTTCCTGATCGGGACGCTCGCGTTTCACTTCTTCCTGCTGCATTTCGTCAACCACGCCTCCGAGATCCGGTTCGCCGGCACGCAGGCCCGGATGGACGAGGTGGGATATTTCTCGATGATGGTGCTGTTTCTGGTCGCGGCGACGTTCCACGGCGTCAACGGGGTCTACAACGCCCTCGTGAACATGGGACTGGACGGAACGCAAAAGCGCGTCGTCGGGGGCGTACTGGCGCTGTCGGGCGTCCTGCTGATCGGACAGGGGATTCGCGTCGCCCTCGCGATGGCGGGAGTGATCTAA
- a CDS encoding succinate dehydrogenase/fumarate reductase iron-sulfur subunit, whose protein sequence is MSTDTDAETETDVEADAETDVDASTDAEATDIDAPEPDVSVHRTRRLEEKEKRREDRAADERAAAESLAGQETVELKVFRYDPEVEGKEEPRFDTFKVPFHTGMTVLDALIYARDHYDSSLTFRHSCQQAICGSDALFINGSQRLGCKTQLADLDEPIRVEPLPHQEVVKDLVVDMEHFYDQMEAVEPYFDPDDLPEGELEEQRQSRDNREKIKMSTRCIWCGACMSSCNIAAGDNQYLGPAAINKAYRFAMDEREGDDRKQERMEIIEQEHGVWRCQTQFSCTEVCPKDIPLTEHIQELKREAVKSNLKFW, encoded by the coding sequence ATGAGCACGGACACAGACGCCGAAACAGAGACTGATGTCGAAGCAGACGCGGAAACGGACGTCGACGCGAGCACGGACGCCGAGGCGACGGATATCGATGCTCCCGAGCCGGACGTGAGCGTCCACCGGACGCGACGTCTCGAGGAGAAGGAGAAGCGACGGGAAGACCGCGCGGCCGACGAACGGGCCGCCGCCGAGTCACTGGCCGGACAAGAGACGGTCGAGCTGAAGGTCTTCAGGTACGACCCGGAGGTCGAGGGGAAGGAAGAACCGCGGTTCGACACGTTCAAAGTGCCGTTCCACACGGGGATGACGGTCCTGGACGCGCTCATCTACGCACGCGATCACTACGATTCCTCGCTGACGTTCCGACACTCCTGCCAGCAGGCGATCTGTGGCTCGGACGCGCTGTTCATCAACGGCTCCCAGCGGCTGGGCTGCAAGACCCAGCTCGCGGACCTGGACGAGCCGATCCGGGTCGAGCCGCTCCCCCATCAGGAGGTCGTCAAGGACCTGGTCGTCGACATGGAGCACTTCTACGACCAGATGGAGGCGGTCGAGCCGTACTTCGATCCCGACGACCTGCCCGAGGGCGAACTCGAAGAGCAGCGCCAGAGCCGCGACAACCGCGAGAAGATCAAGATGTCCACGCGTTGCATCTGGTGTGGCGCGTGTATGTCCTCGTGTAACATCGCCGCGGGGGACAACCAGTACCTCGGGCCGGCGGCGATCAACAAGGCCTATCGCTTCGCGATGGACGAACGCGAGGGCGACGACCGCAAGCAAGAGCGCATGGAGATCATCGAACAGGAGCACGGCGTCTGGCGGTGTCAGACCCAGTTCTCCTGTACGGAGGTCTGTCCGAAGGACATCCCGCTGACAGAGCACATTCAGGAACTCAAGCGCGAAGCCGTCAAGAGCAACCTCAAATTCTGGTGA